The nucleotide sequence TAttcggaaaacaaatcaactAGCAAAAGAGATTTGCCTATCAAATGGGACATTGAATAATCAGTTTATCAAGTTGTAATCAATGGATAATTCAGCTGAAACACGGTTGATAAATATCGCATCATGTTCAATGTCCGACCGGCTTAAATATAGCTTTGtatgttctgtttttttttttttgtgggtagtagtagtagtatcTGTTTGACTTATGAGCTGCAGTAAATGTTGCCTTACCTATCGCTTCACAAAAgacaatttaaatttacacAAACGAGAGAAAGTTCTCTTAAATCGCTTGTCTTTTTCGATAGTTCACACAATTTGACGTCTGTGTTTAAGCGCCTGAAATAAGAGAGAACTGGTGGTTGATATCTTGTGGGACTTGTTTGGAATCGTGTGTAAAGCTAGGTGTAATCTATATCTCGATCTGTATCAATGCACCAGTTGAGTTATTAGCCACGTTTCATTCTTAGTCTTATCTTAGCTTAGGAATTATGATTTATATGAGTGGACACTCACCATCAGCTCGTTTTTTCACAGTCCAAACCGCATTGGGATTACCGGGCAGTTCAGACACGGCCATCTCGGAGACCTCCAGACCGTGGCGGAGGACTCGCAGAGTGGAACGAGGTCCTCGGCCGCAAAGGACGTACAACTGAGGGGTGTCCTCGTTGGCAAGATCGGCCACCTGCGAGGTGATGATCGGGGCAAACGAGGGCAGTTCGTCCACCAAAACCAGGTTCTTCAGGGCACGTGGCGCAAAGAAGAAGGTTTCACCCTCCTCCAAAGGCATGGCGGAACTGAACTCCGGCTCGTCATCATCGTCACCCAGGTGGGCAATTTGGTAGAGGTAGCTAAAAGTGAAAGAAGAGTTTTAATTAGTATCttccataaaaataaatgtagcAAAATTAAGCAATTTAGCAATATTAGAAGTAGACACTTACTGGTTGCCAAACTCGCTAGCCACGAACAGGAAACCAGTCTTCAGCACACACATGGCCGTTGCCGGAGGCACTGTATCGAAGTACTTCAGCTTGATCTCGGACACCACATCATCGTCCGTCTCCAGAGTGATCTTGAAGATGTCTCCCTGCTCCGTTTGCAGGAGAAAGAAGTACATGCTCTTGGTGCGATGTGTGGCCGAGCAGATGAAGATCATGCCCCTTTCGGGGTCATCCAGATCATTTCTCCTGCGCGGGATGGGACAACGGATGTCGTGTTGATCGCCGAGATTCTTGTAGGTCAGATAGTTCTCTGAGCAGATGAGCACACCCGAGGGTCCATCATTGCCACCAGGCACAGAGACCAAGAAATTGGCGTGCTCTTCCAAGGGCTCCGAGTATTTGCGAACCACGTGGTTCAAGCCGAGATCCAACTCGTAGAAAGTTAGCGTCTGCTGAGTGCGCTGGGCGGCGTCACCTGGAATAAACAGATGGGTTATAGGTTAGTAATAAGTCTACAAATTGTATTAATTACTAGCAGTACTGAACTATTCAAAATATTCACATAAAACTAAGGATTTCTGATAAAGAATCTTTGTAATACAAAGAACAAGAATATTTGgctataaaaataataatttcttGGATTTTGAAGTGTGGGTCACAAATCAGTGAAGTGTTGCTAGGCAATTACAGCAACACCAATGGTTCAGTGATCGCGATTTATCTGGCACTTAGTACAGGCAGTGTTCGTGGTGGGAACTCCACTAAAACTGTGAATAAAAGCGCCTTCTTccggtaaaaaataaaatgcaacGATGCCTACCTGATGGATCCATGTCGGCCTCCTCGTAGTCGATCTCCAGGCAGGCAAACATGGGATTATCGAAGCCCACGTCAACGCCCACCATGTGATAAGTCAGGGTGTTCGACTTGTGGGCCTCCAGAGGCGAAGAGATCGTCAGACGAGCCTGTGTGTCCCGATTCATGATGTAGGCCAGCTTTTGCTTCTCCACGGCGCCAATCATCACGGCTCTTCCTTTGGGATCAATGGCGAAATACTGGCCAGGCACAATCCGCCGACATCCCGACTTTCCAAATGTCTCCTGGTGCACCTTCTCGAGAGCATTTTTGGAGGGTATATACTCAAGGATCACAATGCGACCGGAGTCCGAACCAGCGACTATGTAGTCTGGAAATTATAAGGAAATTCTACATATTAGACAAgtgtattttatttctttcGTACTTAATATGTAAGTAATTAATATTGTAACTCGAAGTTTCAATTCGCCATTCCGTTGAGTTGGTTTATGGCAAATGCGACGCCAAGTCTTTCGATTTTTCTCGCACTTAGACACGTTGTAAGGTCTTACTGGGGTCAACTAGTAAAGGGTTGCCTCAATAGGGATTTGTGCGGCTCggaaatgttttgaaaatttcTTATAATTAGGATATATGTTAACTGGGAGAAGCTTTAGGTGTTGCCTAGTTTTCAATAAATCGGCTTTATGCAAGAGTTCCAGATCGTTCTTAAAACCAGGCGGGGCCTGGTTTTATAGAATTCATAGGGTGGTCTGCAGACATAAAAAAACGTGGGAATCACTAGGGGgctttaaaatacataatgatgtcatttaaaattcaaaattatgACCTCTGGGTCACACGTGTTTTATACTTTTTACGATGTGAATATACGAGTCCTATTTTCTACACGATTCTAACTGATTGCTCCAGTTTTATAGATTGTGGTAGAACTAGCATTATAACCTACTTTAAGCAAAAGTTTCTCCCAATTAACATGATAATATCGAACAAATCTCACCTTTGGTTCCGCCAGTCAGTCGGAAGGCCATCAGGGCGCGGATGCACCCGAAGATTTCCGTGGAGAGGAGGGTGTGCACCTTTCCGGTATTCGAGTCGGGACGGAGGAGCTCCAGCGACTTGCCACGTGACAGGAGAACCTCCTGCTGCTTGCCGCCGGAGAAGTTGCCGTGGACCGCGTGGGTCACCCCCGTGCCCTTTTGCAGGGTCAGATTGTACAGATACATGGTGCAGCTCTACACTTTCTTCACTTTGGTCCAAAACTACAAGTAGAAGGCACATTTGAGGTTAGGTACAGTCGCCGACAAAGGTCACTAAAACACCCCTGTTTTAGGGCAtttattttgtactactttGAAAACCATGGCCACAGTATGGGAAGTCGTGTCGCCTAACGATGCTAGTAAGCAgcatttatttcttaatttagcACGCTTCAAATGCGACCAAAGCACAGACATTTCTGATTTCTGGAGATACTTCGTGCGGAAGACGCTTAAATATAGTTGAAATCGGGTGTATTTGTTTACCTTCTGCCGGTTAAATGGGTGATTTAGCACATTTAACCCGCGATGCCTTCGGATTAGAATTTTCTGATTACTCAGACGACTCCATTTTTCACATCCGTTCTGTTCGCcgaaaaaaagtgaaagaATACATGTGTAGAAATTAGTGAGGCCGTtgagaaatatattttaaatgccATTTTAATTCATTCCAAGCGGTCACACTAATAATCGGTATGTCCATATCGATAGCTAACCTCTAGAAGTGGTGCATCGTTATCGTGCTGCGTTGCCAGACTTACGCATATAAATGTATTGATATCGATAGGTTACCTTCAGGATGTCGCCAAAATTCTAGTTTTTTCTGAAAATAAGATGGATTACAATGCAATACTAAATGCAATTTTAACGGTtatatatgaaaatatttaattactgTTATATGAGGTTCCACTTTCCGCTAAAGCGAAGTTGTAGTGACTTTCATCGCCTTTTTCTCGGTGATGTATTTCTTATGGGAGATAAGTTGCTGATGCTAAAACCCGTCTGTCTGAACAGGGTAGTTGTTTAACAGCTGACAGTTGAAAACATTTATTTCGTGATTATTGTTTATATTGCTGAACTAAAATGGAGGAGAAGACGGATCAGGAAAAGCTCTACGAAGAAGCCTACAAGAAGGTTAAATTGGGCGAGGAACTGAAAAAGGCGTTAATAGACTTCGAAGAGCTTCCGGGAGTCAGCAAAGTGCAGAGAAAAATTCAACAGGAACTAAAGTTTCTTAATAAGGTACTTCTTTGCTATATAATTCTAGAAAGTTTTACTAGTTTACGTTTTCTTCAAGGTGATTACCACAAAGTCCGTTAAGGAACACCACATCACCAGCAGTAACTTCGTCTACTACGATTTCCTGATCAAAACTCTGCGCTTGCAACAAGGAGTGGTCGATATTAATGCCGTTTTCCGACTGGAATCTAGAGACAATCCTCTGAGGGTCGATATAGTGGCCAACAATGGCCTGAAATGGGTAAAGGTGATAGCCAGAAACTCGAAATCCGTGGAGGATGCCGCCAGGGGATGTGTGAGCATCGGAGCCCGGAGTGTTTTGGACCAGGCGGAGGACTACCTCGAGGCCAGTGAACTCAGTTTCTGCATGTTCCAGAGGCCAAAGGTAgtcttttatttaaaaagcTCTTGAAAAGGTGTATTCATCGTTGCCTTTTTAGATAGTATTTTACTTCTCCAACAAAATAGAGGACTCTTTGCATGAGGAACTCCTGGAAATGGGGGTGCAAACAGCTTCTTTGGACTCACCCGACAGTGATTTGGATCAGTATGACACCACCTCGAATGAATTAAATCTGGATGTGACCACTTTACTGGCCTATGTAAGTGCCCTGACCAATGGGTCGGCCAATTGGGTCTACAAGGAGCCCCTCCTCACTGAACAAGCAGAAAGGGAAAGAGCCTCGCCGCTGAAGCCGCTTCTGGAGAAAATCATTGAGGGAAAGACCCTGGTCTGCTGCCAACTAGCCTACGATGCCTTCCAAAGTATTTTAGATATTGTCGGCGGCGAGGGCGAAAGAAAGCGCGCCGAGGAACTGATGAAAAGGGTTACCGTGTTTCCGGATGTTGAGACTATACCCGAGGAATTCTCCCACATACGTTTCACTGCCAATGTGAACGAGCGAAGTCTGAAAATATTTAGTTTTGGCATGGCCAGACAAATTTTTACCGTGACTTCGAATAAGGCCTTTGTAAGATCAGCTAAAATGCAGGTTAGTCTTGTGTATCGTCGGAATAAAAATAATCGTACTTAGCTTATATTTTGCATATTACAGGGTATCAATGTGCCTGTGTTTGTCCACGCTTCTGTCGCCCTTACTGAGGGTAAGCAGGCCACAGGAAGACCCCTTTAAAGGGCAATAGGTGTTGactatttaaatattttatatgattttcattttacaaaaaagtctattaaaataaatgttacattaaatttgaatttgatagTTTTTAAACGATATATTTGAGCTATCGATAGGGTTGCTAACCGAGTTGCCACATCTCGCACAGAAAACATATGTAAACCAAAGAGAAATTGGGGGAAATTGCGTTCTTGTACAAGAACAAGTGTATTAATTGTTTTAAACAAAAGACAGCACCTTTAAAAACTAGGTTAATAGCATTTGGCTACCTGGGATCCTAAATTATAcaataagatatattttaactgaaattcaACAGAGGTAAGCGGGAAAAGTCATGGACTGCGCACCCCTTAATTTGGTAAGAATAAAAAATTCCGTTTTACTCAGTTATAAAAGTAGTTATTTTACATAATCACAGGCTCACTTCCACGAGCGAAGGTCGGAGCGTTTTATACGCAATCATCGCTACGAGGAGGCCATAAAAGCCCTGGAAACCTCGCTTATTTACATGCAGGATGCCCAAAAACGGGTGGCTCTGCCCAAATCCAGGGAAGTTTTGGACACATTGACCCTGGATTTCCAACGAAAACTGCGCCAAATTGAGATGAGGAAAACCCAGCATGGCTTAAATAAGCTAAAGGACTTTGCACCCTTGAAGGAAACCAGTCCCATGTTGCCTCTCCGCCCGGAAAACGGCGCCAGTGCAGCTGGAGGATCTGCGCAGTCGGTGGCTAAGGCGATCGACAAAACGGTCCAGGACTTCGATGCCAAGTTTACCTCATCATTGGTGGCAAGGGCCCCAAACTCATTGGCCAACTCGGAGCCCCAAATGGAGACGCTGAAGAGGAGCGACCCTGCCAAGGATGAGGATGGACGAGACCCATATGAGCACCGACTGACGGGCAGCGGGGATCTGGACTTGCCCTCTCTGGCTCCCTTGGAGTTGCCCTCCTTCGATTATAGCCTGTTCACCAGTTCGTCAGCTCCTTCGCTGGCCAGTTATGCCGGCATGGCCGAGAGTTTCCAGAAATAGTAGTGGGATTGTAGGTTTCAAGGCTCTTGAGAACCACAGACTTTGGTTAATTTCGTTTAACTTCGGAAGATCTCTTTAAAACACTGTGCCCTTGAGTCCAAATTTAATTAAGCTCTAAAAAAGGTTATACTATTAGGTTTACCTATTCTTGATTTTGTTCAGAATTAAAAGGTTAATTTAAAGTGTCACAGATAGTTTGTAGTTCAGATTTAACACGGAATGACTTATCAGAACACAAcaaattaaagtaaataaaacataaattaGGTAATATttagcaaaaatattttggaatGATTTAATATTATTCACAAGTGTgcaaattaatatttaaataaaattaaaaataaatataaacgtTCGGCATTACTCTTTGGAATAGAATCTAATGATACTCttcaaatatatattaaaagaTCCACATTTTTAAGAAGCTACCCATCTGCATAAGTCATCACATGGACTAATCCAAACCCCTAACAGAACTGGTAAAATATAGGAAGCTTCACTTCACACCCATcaaaaatataacaataaaatgCTATATACATGTACGATCTACGTCATTTATTTGGCCATCAGACCCTTGAGCAAGTCATCCATGTCCGTTTCGGTTTCGACATTTTTGAGTAGGAGCAGGACCTGGGCCTCCATTTCGCAGAGGATGGCTGGCTTCTGGTATGTTATAATCAGGGTGTTGAACTGGTGGTGCACGGAGAGGCTCTCCTGCGCGGGCTTGACCCCACAGCGGTCCAGGTCCGGAATGGGGATGACTTTGTAGTACTTCTTGTTTGTGGTGCGCACGATTATGGCGCGCTTTTCGGGGTCGGCGGTTACATTGTATATGTCCAGAGAATAGGGCATGTTGCGGATGCGCCACTCGATGTTCTTCTTGGTAACCCGTTTGGTGAGGAGGGGAGCAGTGTTGCTCTCCCGCAGGGTGAAATCCCCTCCAGAAATCGAGTCTGCATCGTCGCCGGACCCCTGGGATTTGTTTCCCGACCAATTCAGCTGACGGGGCTCCTCGCCCAGTTCGATTTCCCAATCCGACTCTCCCATTATCTTGTTGCTTTTGGACTTCCAGGCCCTCCTCTGCACGATTCCCGTGTCCATGTTGTACTCCTCGGCCATTTGCCTGCCGTCCGGAAACTTATAGAGCACCTTGCGTGCCCGCCCGCTAATCATAGAGTTCTTCTCCGCCGACTGCAGGTAGTTAAGCCAGTTCTGGTAGGACATCTCGGGGAATTATCTGTTTCCGATTCCGGGGATTAGAAATTGAGAACTGAACTGATTCTAATTGGGGAGAAAATTTAAACGCACATTTCGGTGGCAACCTGGAAACCTGGCAACCCGGCTGTCAGTTTGTTTACATCGCAAACAGAGCTGCCAACGTGTGCGGTGATTTGAAAAAGTATTTATCTTGCTTTTTTATCATAACAAAACcgttatttataaaatttatgtCAAGAacaatttctttataaaaataaattcttatttAAACAAATCCAGCGTAACAGGTTCTATTAAGTTTTACTTGCGTTAAAAACTTCAAATACATTTTACAACATATTAACATAAGGCATAATATGttcgaaaaatatttaatatttacattattaatttttattaaaatgattattttattaatttgcatatttttttatacGACTTACATATAAACTCATGTGTTCATCTTAAAGTAAATTAATTTCCTATTAGCTATTTTTCTGGCTTTTTGGTTTACAGCTAATTGCGTAGCACGAGTTGGCAGCACCGTCggcacacaaaaaaaacagaGTTGACGTGGCCGCGCAGTGACTACATAAAATATTCGCATATTTCATCACGGCAGCGATTTAATTATTGCTATTTAAAGTAAGCAGCAGGCTCTCCGGCCGTAGTTTAAAAATAGCCACAAGATCGCCAGTCGGGAATCCGTAGAACTACCAGCTAACTTGGACACATTTTTCAGGCACATTTGCAGACGGCAGCCGTGAAAAAGTAAAACTCGAAATCGAAAAACGGGAATTAATTAAACATCAAAAATGAGTTTGGTTTGGACTTTGATCGCTGGATTCCTCTACGCGGAAATCGCCCTGGTCCTTTTGCTGGTTTTGCCCGTGGCAAGTCCCTACAAATGGAACCGCCTCTTCAAGTCCAAGTTCCTGTCCATGCTGGGCCAGCAGGCGCACATATACTTCTTCCTGATCATGGGACTCCTCGTCCTGTTCCTCCTGGAGGCCATTCGCGAGATGAGGAAGTACTCCAACTATGAGCAGAGCGGAGAGGTGCACCTGAACGTGGAGATGCAGCACAGCATGAAGCTGTTCCGCGCCCAGAGGAACTTCTACATCTCCGGGTTCGCCATCTTTCTGGTCCTGGTCATCCGGCGACTGGTCTCCCTGGTATCTGCCCAGGCCAACCTGCTCGCCCAGAGCGAGGCCTCCATGAAGCAGGCCCAAAGTGCCACCGCGGCCGCCAGGTCGCTGATGGAGGACAAGAAGACCGAGAAGGCCAAGGAAGCCGGCGAGGACACCACTTTGATCGAGGTGAGTCCGTCTGTTTACCACCTGCATCCGATCCCCAGGAATGGCATGTCTAGAGAGCTAACACATAAGACTTTGGAGTTCAATTGGCTACTACCAGCTGTAAAGATATGGCAATGCATATAGAAGGTGTGGTCAAAATATAGGGTAGTCATATAGTCGATGGGAAGAAAGTATCGTAAATTCAATGCTTTCTGCAAAAATGTCCATGGTAATATTATACATTCATCTAACAACTATGATTTCTCGTAAATTTCCTATATCTTAAATATCGATTCGATTTATTCCGACTGGTCTTATCATAAACATATACCGAAAGCAGTTGGATGACTGCAAAAAATTACTCATTAAGATAAAATTTGGTCATAGGATTACTTTTGTTTTGACCGCACCTGAACGTTTTGAAACCACACCCAAACACAAAGTTGGGCCTTGAAAAACCGAAGCCACTACTCGAAATTTCAAACCTCTTGTTAACTCTTTAAACAGCTGTCAAGACTGCGGAGACGTGTGCAAGGACTCACCGCCCGAGTGTCCTAAGTATCCCCACCTAGAGCCCCCACCTCATAACCATTCCCAAACACTCGAACCGAACCAAAACCCAATCGAAACTCAAAACGAAATCCGAATTTTGCAGCTCAACAAGTTGCGCGAACGCGTCCAGGAGCTCACCGGCGATCTGAACCGCGAGAAGAAGGACAAGGAGGCGGTCAAGTCGCAGGCCGAGAGCCTCAACCGCGAGTACGACCGACTCACCGAGGAGTTCAGCAAGCTGCAGAAGAAGATCACCATCGGCGGAGCCGGAAACAAGGATGATTAAGGTCTCTGGAACCGAGTCCAACATTTAAATAACGATAAGACTTATAACGTGGCGGTGGGCAGCGAAAGCAGGCACATTTAAAAAGATTATACACGATTTCAAATCGATAAAATGCACACACATCTTAATGTTAATCATCATACACACCTTTCTACCCATTGATAACGATAGTGGGGCTTATTGATAATGTTTTTGCCTGAAATTCTTTGTATTTAATTCGTATGTGTTAAGTTTTGTTTGCCACAGTAACACACCCAAAAAGCGTCGTGGCTATTAAAAGAACAACCATTAAGTACTCCTCCAGTTTCGATCGATTCGATGACTCATTATTCGGCGGATAGTCCACATCATGTCTGATTCGTATCACTGCAATGACGTCAGAGGGCAACCTGTTTGCTTAGCTGCCGGTCAATGGTCGATTAGAAAGGAAGTCGGATTGaactatttttaattttgcgatcaTTACTCAGAAATGTATTTGAATTTCCAAGTATAGGATATTTACGAGGAAGAACCTATTGGAATTATCTAGGTCTTCCTAAGCAGTTTTTGTGAATGCTAATTTGTAGGCTTCGTTTTGAGGTTTTGATATGGAAAACCAACACAAACCACTCAAACATTTTGATTGTCAAggtttaatattaaaattatttttatttcgcaTTGCAAAAATATTATCTTTTTTCAATTCTCTATATTTGAAATAGGTTTTTAATATTAGACGACTGAATCTGTACTCTAGAACAACCAATCAAATACTCTTTGGTTTCGTTAGCTTCAAAACTTTAATCACAAACAGGTCCTATAAAAAGAGAGTGTCAAATAAATGCAATTAATAATTCTACTCCCACCAGAAGCTTACAGAGAAGCTGGGGGCCTCAGATCTCACATAGTGCCACCATTTGGGTGGCATGTACAAACAGTCGCCAGGTTGAAGGAGCAAGTGGTAGAACTTGACCTTCTCCACTAAGGGGTATGTTTCCAGATCCAGTTGGGAGACATCTATTTGGGATGTATTAGCTAGGAACTCGCTTTCGTGGGGATACAGATTCTCGGTATCTTCCGGAGCAGCCAATATAATCCTCTTAGAGCCGAATACTTGGCATAGTAAGTTATGCTTGGGATCGTAATGCATGGGTGAAATGGTTCCAGCTGGTCCCAGCCAGGCTTTTATGTCCACAGCTCCCGGGGGATCCTCTTTGCTTATGGAACAGTAGTCGGGAATGGATATGTCTCCTTTGAGCGCTGGTATCTGGGAGAAGAGTTCGTGCTGGGCGAGATATTCGATGTCCTGGGGGCTCTTACTCCTATCTCCTCCGAATTGCCTTCTTAAGAAGTCGCGGATCCTCACCAGCTGCTGCGACCACTCATCGCTGGCATAATTGGAACCTATTTCTATGGGCACCGTGCGATTGCCGGCCACTTGGAGAAGGTAATTGAGATCCAACCACTTATGCAGAGCAGGCCAATGTTGGATGGTGTTTAGAAGGAGTGTGGGTTGTCCTGCCTGAAAGCACTTTGTTTGGAACTCTTGTAAGCTGGGAGCTTCTAGTTGAGGTATATCACAGGTGCAGGATATTCGTTTTAATGACTCCAGAATGGGCAGGTTTCCGGAATCCTCTGATCTCCCCTTATCCAGGTAATCCATCAGGGCGACTTTCAGTTCGCTCCAATCCTCCATGCAGCCTAATAGTTGAGCCTCATCCAGGATCCCACTGCATAGCTCCTTTTGAGCAGGACTCGAGCTCTCAAGAAGTAGGAAACAAATctaagaaatttattttcagtTAGGATAGCTTGAAACATATATACACCATACCTTAAAGTAGCAACCTATGGCGTATATTTTCCTGGTATTTAAAGGAACCCTGCTAAAGTGTCCTGTGTGTATGCGTTCCCAGTTCCTATCCACTAAAGCACATATAAGGTATCTGGTCTCCTCTTCCCCGGAATCTCCTCTGGACTGGAAGTTCTCAATGTAACCCGTGGCTCTTTTGAGTATGTAGCGTGCCTCGACTTCGCCCTGAATCACATTTTCTATATCCACCCATCGGGGAAGCAGTTTCGTCAGCTCCAAAAACGTAGAATCCATTGAATGTTTACTTGTAAAACATTCTGAATAGCCATATGTTTTATATTAGCTTAATATCGATAAAAGGGAAATGGTACTTATATCGATGTTTGAATAtctaaagaaatatttttataattattaacctaaaaaatttaaatcatttatGGTATAATCACTTATTTATAAAACTTGaatttaagaatatatttataaatagtaattttttaatattttaagacgATTCTGCTTCTGACACTGTAATGTATATGGTCTTTAAAAATGTGTGCCAAACATTATATTTTGCATTCAAAAGTGCCACAGGTTCATTCCAAAAGACAATGTTATTTTCTTTCTTATTTAACTTTAGGCTTATAGAGTTTCCGGTTAGAAAACTCCAACTGGGACTTTTTTTCGAATATTTGGAGTAAGTCCTTTCAAAGCGAAGGTCTTTTTTGCACTGGCACGAAATTTAAACAAGTTCAAAGCTTTTCAAAGGCGGAGCTGAGCTCCGAAAGCCCCACAATAGTTTGTCTGCACTGAAGTGCCACTAATTACGGGTTTTGGGCTAAGCTGGCCAGGTAAACAACAATTATGAGACATGCCCGTGTAAAACGGGGATTACTGGCGGTCAGACTTGACCAGCATGTCGAAGACGTCGGATAACATCCTGAAGCACCTGAAGGAGCGCCGTCAAAAACAAAAGGCTATTTTGGCCATGCGATGGCGATGTGCCCAGGGAGGATTGGAGTTCGAGCAGCTGGACACCTTTTATAGAGCAATCAGGCCATGTAAGTGAACGGAAAATTCGGGTTCCACAGAAATGATTAGGATTTTAAAATCCTAGTCCTTTTAAATGGGCCTAAAAACAAAAtagatttatttttgtaaataaaatatttgcctTAGATCTTTGTGTGGCCCAGTTTTTCGGCATTATGCCTTTGTCCAATATCCTAAGTCGCGATCCCCAGGATGTAAAGTTTAAAGTGAGGAGTTTTGGCCTGGGAGTCACTGGTCTCTTCCTCTTACTCGGTGGAATCAAGACCTTAATCGGTGCAAATGTTCTCTTCAATGCTGGACTAAATGCCAAAAATATGGGTGAGTTTGGGAAGACATGTCTTGTCTTTTATCCAAATCTCATTTACAAATACAATAGTTGGCTTGGTTTTCCTTATCGTGGGCATGGTCAACTGGCTGAATTTCGTGGGATTCGCTCGGTCCTGGTCGCATATAATGTTACCCTGGAGCTCCTTGGATATCCTGATGCTATTCCCTCCCTATAAACGTTGCAAACGGAGCCTTCGGTCAAAGGTCAACGTTATTATACTGAGCGTGGGTGTTCTGGCAGTGGGTAAGTTGTTTATTTATCCACAAAATTATTTTCGGGAAATctgaaatacatttttaggGGATCATATGCTGTACTACGCCTCTGGATATTGCAGTTACAGCATGCACGTTTGGCAGTGCTATTCGAACCAGTCACAGATTACCTTTGACATTTATTTGAAGAAGGAGTTCTCAGACATAATGTTTCTTCTGCCTCTTAACATTTTCTCTATGTGCTATGGATTTGTGAGG is from Drosophila suzukii chromosome 3, CBGP_Dsuzu_IsoJpt1.0, whole genome shotgun sequence and encodes:
- the JMJD5 gene encoding bifunctional peptidase and arginyl-hydroxylase JMJD5 isoform X1 is translated as MDSTFLELTKLLPRWVDIENVIQGEVEARYILKRATGYIENFQSRGDSGEEETRYLICALVDRNWERIHTGHFSRVPLNTRKIYAIGCYFKICFLLLESSSPAQKELCSGILDEAQLLGCMEDWSELKVALMDYLDKGRSEDSGNLPILESLKRISCTCDIPQLEAPSLQEFQTKCFQAGQPTLLLNTIQHWPALHKWLDLNYLLQVAGNRTVPIEIGSNYASDEWSQQLVRIRDFLRRQFGGDRSKSPQDIEYLAQHELFSQIPALKGDISIPDYCSISKEDPPGAVDIKAWLGPAGTISPMHYDPKHNLLCQVFGSKRIILAAPEDTENLYPHESEFLANTSQIDVSQLDLETYPLVEKVKFYHLLLQPGDCLYMPPKWWHYVRSEAPSFSVSFWWE
- the Gr61a gene encoding gustatory receptor for sugar taste 61a; protein product: MSKTSDNILKHLKERRQKQKAILAMRWRCAQGGLEFEQLDTFYRAIRPYLCVAQFFGIMPLSNILSRDPQDVKFKVRSFGLGVTGLFLLLGGIKTLIGANVLFNAGLNAKNMVGLVFLIVGMVNWLNFVGFARSWSHIMLPWSSLDILMLFPPYKRCKRSLRSKVNVIILSVGVLAVGDHMLYYASGYCSYSMHVWQCYSNQSQITFDIYLKKEFSDIMFLLPLNIFSMCYGFWLNGAFTFLWNFMDIFIMITSIGLAQRFQQFAERVGSLEGRHVPDALWYDIRRDHIRLCELTSLVDASMSNIVFVSCANNVYVICNQALAIFTKLRHPINYVYFWYSLIFLLARTSLVFMTASKVHDASLLPLKSLYLVPSGDWTQEVQRFADQLTSEFVGLSGYRLYYLTRKSLFGMLATLVTYELMLLQMDAKSHKGLRCA
- the JMJD5 gene encoding bifunctional peptidase and arginyl-hydroxylase JMJD5 isoform X2 — its product is MEDWSELKVALMDYLDKGRSEDSGNLPILESLKRISCTCDIPQLEAPSLQEFQTKCFQAGQPTLLLNTIQHWPALHKWLDLNYLLQVAGNRTVPIEIGSNYASDEWSQQLVRIRDFLRRQFGGDRSKSPQDIEYLAQHELFSQIPALKGDISIPDYCSISKEDPPGAVDIKAWLGPAGTISPMHYDPKHNLLCQVFGSKRIILAAPEDTENLYPHESEFLANTSQIDVSQLDLETYPLVEKVKFYHLLLQPGDCLYMPPKWWHYVRSEAPSFSVSFWWE